The Muricauda sp. SCSIO 65647 genome includes a region encoding these proteins:
- a CDS encoding MATE family efflux transporter: MLTRTAVTFRNINNLAIPATISGIAEPVLSITDTAIVGNIPVDGLESLAAAGIVGSFLSMLIWVLGQTRSAISAIISQYLGAKRIKEVENLPAQAIFFNILLSFVILGSTIFIVEDIFKLFEASGKILDYCISYYSIRVWGFPLTLFTFAVFGIFRGLQNTFYPMVIALIGAGLNIVLDFILVYGIEDVIPAMYLEGAAWASLISQAVMAILVFFLLKSKTNISLKLRFPLNHELKRLIFMSLNLFVRALALNVALIVAVREATALGDRYIGAHTIAINLWLFAAFFIDGYGAAGNSMGGRLLGAKDYKGLWKLAKKIIVYGLMVSLVLMLIGFVFYYPLGRIFSNETIVLNTFYSIFFIVILGLPMNTLAFVFDGLFKGLGEMKYLRNVLLTATFLGFLPTLYIGKALGWGFYAIWIAFVVWMAIRGFALVFKFRRKFRPLLQKT, from the coding sequence ATGCTTACACGAACCGCTGTCACTTTTAGAAATATAAACAATTTGGCTATCCCCGCTACCATTTCGGGCATAGCAGAACCTGTTCTTTCCATCACAGATACGGCAATTGTCGGCAATATTCCCGTAGATGGGTTGGAATCTTTGGCCGCTGCCGGTATTGTCGGTTCTTTCCTTTCGATGTTGATTTGGGTATTGGGCCAGACCCGTAGTGCCATTTCGGCCATCATCTCACAGTATTTGGGCGCCAAACGAATCAAAGAAGTCGAAAATCTACCTGCCCAGGCCATTTTCTTCAATATTCTATTGAGCTTCGTGATTTTGGGCTCTACCATTTTTATCGTGGAGGATATTTTCAAACTCTTTGAGGCTTCGGGCAAGATTCTTGACTACTGTATCAGTTATTATTCGATTCGGGTATGGGGGTTCCCGCTCACATTGTTCACTTTTGCCGTTTTTGGCATTTTTAGGGGCCTTCAAAATACATTCTATCCTATGGTCATTGCCTTGATTGGGGCCGGACTCAATATTGTTCTTGATTTTATATTGGTGTATGGAATTGAAGATGTCATTCCTGCCATGTACCTAGAGGGCGCTGCATGGGCCAGTCTCATTTCACAGGCGGTCATGGCCATTTTGGTGTTTTTCTTATTGAAAAGCAAGACAAACATCAGTCTAAAGCTTCGTTTTCCATTAAATCATGAGTTAAAACGATTGATTTTTATGAGCCTTAACCTTTTTGTAAGGGCATTGGCCCTGAACGTGGCACTGATTGTCGCGGTCAGGGAGGCCACGGCATTGGGTGACCGATATATCGGCGCACACACCATTGCCATCAATCTATGGCTTTTTGCCGCCTTTTTCATCGATGGCTATGGAGCTGCGGGCAATAGTATGGGCGGCAGGTTATTGGGCGCGAAAGATTATAAAGGTCTATGGAAACTGGCCAAGAAAATAATCGTTTACGGATTGATGGTCAGTCTGGTTCTGATGCTTATCGGCTTTGTTTTTTATTATCCGCTGGGGAGAATATTTTCAAACGAGACCATTGTCTTGAATACCTTTTACAGTATCTTCTTCATTGTTATTCTAGGATTGCCGATGAACACACTGGCCTTTGTTTTTGACGGACTCTTTAAAGGTCTCGGCGAAATGAAGTACCTTAGAAATGTGCTGCTGACGGCCACATTCTTGGGCTTTTTGCCCACGCTGTACATCGGCAAGGCATTGGGCTGGGGATTCTATGCCATTTGGATCGCCTTTGTGGTTTGGATGGCCATAAGGGGCTTTGCGCTGGTGTTTAAATTTAGAAGAAAATTCAGGCCCTTGCTCCAAAAAACTTAA